In Rutidosis leptorrhynchoides isolate AG116_Rl617_1_P2 chromosome 2, CSIRO_AGI_Rlap_v1, whole genome shotgun sequence, one genomic interval encodes:
- the LOC139889846 gene encoding uncharacterized protein — protein MAGSNNDMNVLNQSPVFDGLKNETAPSAPFEVNGHKYTKGYYLADGIYLDWATLIKGMSCPTDEPIIKFTSFQTSARKDIERAFGVLQGRFHILSQPSRTLKVNKMQRLMECCLILHNMILEDNDFVLCKWEERFITEERANRAQRVRNRGRD, from the coding sequence ATGGCAGGTTCCAACAATGATATGAATGTTTTGAATCAGTCACCGGTTTTTGATGGACTAAAGAACGAAACAGCTCCATCTGCACCATTTGAGGTTAATGGTCATAAATACACCAAAGGTTATTACCTTGCCGATGGTATATATCTTGATTGGGCGACACTGATTAAAGGAATGTCGTGCCCCACAGATGAACCAATAATTAAGTTCACAAGTTTTCAAACAAGTGCACGAAAAGACATAGAGAGGGCATTTGGTGTTCTTCAAGGGCGATTTCATATTTTAAGCCAACCTTCACGGACTTTGAAAGTAAACAAGATGCAAAGACTAATGGAATGTTGTCTCATTTTACATAATATGATTTTAGAAGACAATGATTTTGTGCTATGTAAATGGGAAGAAAGATTTATAACCGAGGAAAGAGCAAATCGTGCCCAACGAGTAAGGAATAGAGGACGTGATTAA